From the genome of Azospirillum sp. TSA2s:
GGCCTTGCCGGCGGTGGCGAGCGGGACGACCTGATCGTCGTCGCCATGGAGCACCAGCGTCGGGACGATCATCTTCTTCAGATCGTCGCGCTGGTCCGTCTCGGAGAAGGCCTTGATGCATTCATACTCGGCCTGAAGCCCGCCCATCATGCCCTGCAGCCAGAAGCTGTCGATGACGCCCTGCGAGACCTTGGCGCCCGGCCGGTTGTAGCCGTAGAAGGGGATGGTCAGGTCCTTGAAGAACTGCGACCGGTCGGCCTTCACGCTGGCACGGATGCCGTCGAACACCTCCAGCGGAACGCCTTCCGGGTTCCAGTCGGTTTTCACCATGATGGGCGTGATGGCGCCGATCAGCACCGCTTTGGCGACGCGCGACACGCCGTGGCGGCCGATGTAGCGCGCGACCTCGCCGCCGCCGGTGGAGTGGCCGACATGGACGGCGTTCTTCAGGTCCAGCGCCTCGGTCACCGCGGCCAGATCGTCGGCGTAATGGTCGAGATCGTTGCCGAAGCCCGGCTGCGACGAGCGGCCATGGCCGCGGCGGTCATGGGCGATGGTGCGGTAGCCGTGCTGGGCCAGGAACATCATCTGGTCTTCGAAGGCGTCGCCGGTCAGCGGCCAGCCATGGCTGAAGACCACCGGCTGGCCGGTCTGCGGACCCCACTGCTTGACGTAAATCTGGACGCCGTCCTTGGTGGTGACGTAGCTGCCCTGGAGCATCGGTTTCGTTCCTTTGGTCGGGTCTTGGCGGGTGGCCATCTTTTCGGCCGCGGCGGCGGTGCCGGGGAGCGCGCCCAGCAGGCCGCTGCCCGCAACGGCGAGGGCGGCGCTGCCGGAAAGGACCGTCCGGCGGGAGGGATGGAAGTCCTGGATGGTCATGCGTGGTCCGTTCCTGGCCGGGCCGGCAGGACCGGCTCCGGCTGTCTTGATGAACGGATGGTACGGAAAGGGCGGAGAGGGTGATTGCCTCTTCGGAACGGCTTTTGCCGGTTCTGCGCATCGCGCCGCCGCGAACGCAAAAAGCCTTGAATCCCCTCTCCCCCCTGGGGAGAGGGTTAGGGTGAGGGGGACGCATTGGGAGGATCAGGGGGATATGCGGCGCCTTGCATTTCTTGCAAAGCCACGCAGTGCGCCCCCTCACCCCGACCCTCTCCCCGGGGGGGAGAGGGGGATTTGGGCGGGAGAGGGAACTAAACCGCCAAACTTACCCACGCGGCATTGCGCCGGCTGGACTCAACCGCGCCATGGATGAAGCGCACGCCGCGCAGCCCGTCCTCCACCGTCGGCAGGGGCACGTCGGTGGGGGCCGGGCGGCCGTCCAGGCGGGCGGCGATGCGGTCGGCGGCGTCGCGGTAGATTTGCGCGAAGCCTTCCAGATAGCCTTCCGGATGGCCGGCCGGGGTGCGGGAGATGGAGGAGGCCGCGGGCAGGCTGCCGGCACCGGCGCGGAGAAGGGTGCGGGTCGGCTCGCCCAGCGGGGTGAAGCACAGTTCGTTGGGCTGCTCCTGCTGCCATTCCAGGCCGCCGGCCTCGCCGAAGACGCGCAGGCGCAGGCCGTTGGTGGTGCCGGGGCTGACCTGGCTCGCCCACAGCATGCCGCGGGCGCCGCCGTCGAAACGCATCATGATGTGGGCGTTGTCGTCCAGCCGCCGGCCGGGCACGAAGGCGGTCAGGTCGGCGGCGAGATCGGTGCAGTGGAGACCGGTGACGAACTCGGCGAGATGGAAGGCGTGGGTGCCGATGTCGCCGATGCAGCCGGCGATGCCGCTCCGCGCCGGATCGGTGCGCCAGGAGGCCTGCTTCTGGCCGCTGGCCTCCAGATCGGTCGCCAGCCAGTCCTGGGCATATTCGGCCTGCACCACCCGGATTTTGCCGAGCATGCCCGACGCCACCATCGCGCGGGCCTGCCGGATCATCGGATAGCCGCTGTAATTGTGGGTCAACACGAAGACGAGATCGCGGCTGCGCACCAAGGCCGCCAATTCCTCCGCCTCCTCCACCGTATGGACCAGCGGCTTGTCGCAGATGACGTGGATACCGGCCTCCAGGAACGCCTTGGCGGCGGGGTAATGCAGGTGGTTCGGCGTGACGATGGCGACGGCGTCGATGCCGTCCGGCCGTGCCCCCTCCGCCCTCGCCATCGCATGGAAGTCGTCATAGCAGCGGTCGGGGGCGAGGAACAGCTCCGCTCCGCTGGTCCGCGCCCGCTCCGGATCGGAGGACAGGGCGCCGGCGACAAACTCATAGCGGTCGTCGATGCGGGCGGCGATGCGGTGGACGGCGCCGATGAAGGCGCCCTGGCCGCCGCCGACCATGCCCAGCCGCAAGCGCCTCGCGGAGGCGGGCGATTGGGCTGGCGTTTGATCCGGGCTCATGGTGCCCCTTTCCCCAGACCGAGAATCCGGCGGTTGGCCGCCTCGTCGGTGCCGGCGTCGGCGAAGTCGTCGAAGGCGCGGTCGGTGACGCGGATGATGTGATCCTGGATGAAGCGGGCGCCTTCGGCGGCTCCCTGCTCCGGATGCTTGATGCAGCATTCCCATTCCAGCACCGCCCAGCCGTCGAAGCCGTACTCGGTCAATTTGGAGAAGATGCCGCGGAAATCGACCTGCCCGTCGCCCAGCGAGCGGAAGCGCCCGGCCCGGTCCTTCCACGGCGCATAGCCGGAATAGACGCCCTGCCAGGGGGTCGGATTGAACTCCGCATCCTTGACGTGGAACATGCGGATGCGGTCGTGGAAGACGTCGATGTAGCCGAGATAGTCAAGCTGCTGCAGCACGAAATGGCTGGGGTCGAACAGGATGTTGCAGCGCTCATGCCCGCCGACGCGGTCGAGGAACATCTGGAAGGTCGTGCCGTCGAACAGATCCTCGCCGGGGTGGATCTCGTAGCAGAGATCGCAGCCGGCTTCGTCGAAGGCATCGAGGATCGGGCGCCAGCGCTTCGCCAGTTCGTCGAAGGCGGTCTCGATCAGGCCCGGCGGGCGCTGCGGCCAGGGATAGAGGTAGGGCCATGCCAGTGCGCCGGAGAAGGTGGCGTGGGCGGTCAGGCCGAGATTGGCCGATGCCTTGGCCGCGAGATGCAACTGCTCCACCGCCCAGGACTGCCGCGCGTCGGGGCGGCCGTGGACCTCCGCCGGGGCGAAGCCATCGTAAAGCGCGTCATAGGCGGGGTGGACGGCGACGAGCTGGCCTTGCAAGTGGGTGGACAGCTCGGTCAGTTCGACGCCGGCGTCGGCCAGGGTGCCCTTGACCTCGTCGCAGTAGGTCCGGCTGGTCGCGGCCTTTTGCAGGTCGAACAGGCGTCGGTCCCAGCTGGGGATCTGCACGCCCTTGAAGCCGAGGCCGGCGGCCCAGCGGGCGATGGCGTCCAGCGAATTGAAGGGGGCCGCGTCGCCCGCGAACTGGGCGAGGAAGATCGCGGGGCCTTTGATGGTCTTCATGGGTTTTGGCTCCCCGGTTATTGGGGGGTACGGCCACTTGCCCCCACCCTAACCCTTCCCCGCTCTCGCGGGGGAGGGGACAAGTGCTTAGGCGGGACAGTGGCGGCAGTTCCTCCCCCGCCCAGCTCTCGCACAAAGCTACGCTTTGTGCTGACGCGGCAGGCGGACCGTAGGTCCGCTGAGAGCGGGGGAGGTTAGGTGGGGGTCTAACGCCGCAAGGATCAGTACGGCGAATCCGGGAAGTAGAACTCCTTGGCGTTCTCCTTGGTGATCAGCGCCGACGGGATGATGTGGGTCGCCGGCAGCTTGTCGCCCTTCAGGCGGGCTTCGGCGGTCATCTTGATGGCGTCGTAAATGAATTTCGGCGAATAGGACACGTCGGCGTGGATCAAGGGGTTGGAGCCGTCGAGGATGGTCTTCACCATCGTCTTCGACCCGGCGCCGCCGAACACCTCCTTGATGTCGGTGCGCTTGGCCTGCTCGATCGCCTTCAGCACGCCGAAGGCCATGTCGTCGTCGGCGGCCCAGATGACGTCGATGTCCTTGAAGCGGGTCAGGAAGTCCTGCGTCACCTTGAAGGCGTCGTCACGGTTCCAGTTGGCGTATTTGCCGTCGAGAATCTTGATGTCGGGATACTGCTTCAGCACGCCGGTGAAGGCCTCCCACCGCTCGTTGTCGAGCGTGGTCGGGATGCCGCGCAGGGCCACGATGTTGGCCTTGCCGTTGTATTTCTTGGCGATGTATTCGGCCGGGATGCGGCCGAAGGCGGTGTTGTCGCCGGCGATGTAGGCGTCCTGCGCGCTGGTGTCGGTCAGGCCGCGGTCGACCACGGTGACATAGACGCCCTTCTTCTTGGCCTGCATCACCGGCTGGGTCAGGGCGGCGGATTCGAAGGGGAAGATGACCAGCGAATTGATGCCGGTCACCGTCACCAGATCCTGAAGCTGGTTCGCCTGTTCCGGTGCGCCGCTGGCGGTCTTGACGGTGATCTTCAGGTTGGGATGGGCCTTTTCCAGCTCGGCCTTCGCCTGATTGGCCCACCAGACGATGCCGCCGGTGAAGCCGTGCGTGGCGGCGGGAATGCTGACGCCCAGCTTGACGGTGTCGGCCGCCAGGGCGAAGCCGCCGCCGAGGGCCACCGTCGCTGCCATGGCGAGGCCGGTGCCGAGCACAACACGTCGAGTATAACGAGCAACTTCCGACATGACGTTTCTCCTCCTTATCGTTTCTTACGGGCGCCGGCGCTGCAGGAAGGCGACGGCGATGATGACGCAGCCCTGGACCGCCGCGTTCAGATAGACGCTGATGATGCTGGTCAAGTTCAGGATGTTGCTGATGACCGACAGCAGGACCGCACCGATCACCGTCCCGGCGATCCGGCCCTCGCCCCCTTTGAAGGAGGTGCCGCCGACGATCACCGCGGCGATGGCCTCCAGCTCCCACAACAGTCCGGTGGTGGGGGAGGCGGAACCGAGGCGCGGCACATACAATACGGTCGCGATGCCGACGCAGACGCCGAGCAGCCCGTAGGTCAGCAGCTTCACCCGGTCGACGTCCACGGCGGCGAAGCGCGCCACCTGCTCGTTGGAGCCGATGGCCTGGACATAGCGACCGAAGGCGGTGCGGTTCAGCAGAACGGCTCCCGCCACCGACACCGCCAGGAAGACCCAGACCGGCACCGGGAGGCCCAGCAGGCTGCCGTAATAGACGGGGCCGTAGGCGTCGGACAGGTCGTTGTCCAGCGTGATGGCGCCGCCGTCGGCCAGCCACGTCAGCACCGCGCGGAAGATGCCGAGCGTGCCCAGTGTGACGATGAAGGGTTCGATCCGGCCGCGCGTGATCAGAAAACCGTGCGCCAGCCCGAAACCGCCGCCCAGCAGCAGCGCGAACAAAACGCCGAGGGCCACCACCGCGACCGGGGAGCCGACCGACGCGGCCAGCGCGTTCATCACCAGGATCATGCTGCCGGCGATCAGCGCCGCCATCGAACCAACCGACAGGTCGATGCCGCCGGAGATGATGACGAAGCACATGCCGATGGAGATGATCCCGATGAAGGCCGTGCGGGTCAGCACGTTCATCAGGTTGCCCCAGGTCGCGAAATCCGGGTTCAGCGCCGTCCCGATCACCAGCAGCAGAACCAGTCCGACGACCGGGCCGAAGCGGTGCGGGTCGAAGCGGCGCGCCGGCTTTCGGGCGGACACCGCACGGACCTCAGCAGCGGGTGTTGGGGCGGGTGTGGGTGCTGATGTCGGTCCCGCTGGCATCTGTCCCGATGGCATGGGCAATCAACTCCTCTTCGCTGAGCCGGTCGGCGGGCACGGTCGCGGTCACCCGCCGCCCGCGCATCACGATCACCCGGTGGCAGAGCCCGATCAGTTCGATCAGTTCCGATGAAATGACGATCACGCCGCGCCCTTCGGCGGCCAGCCGCGCGATCAGGAAATAGATGTCCCGCTTGGCGCCGACATCGACGCCGCGCGTCGGCTCGTCCAGCACGAAGACGCGGGGGTCCGGCTCCAGGAACTTGGCGATGGCGAGCTTCTGCTGGTTGCCGCCGGAGAGCGACGACGCCTTTCCCTGCGGATCGCCGCGGATACCGAAGCTGGTCACCGCATGCTCCAGCGCCCGGTCCTCCGACGCCGGCGACAGCAGCGGGTGGGCGTGGTGGCGCAGTGTCATCAGGGTCAGGTTGTCGCGCAGGCTCATGCCGACATGCAGGCCCTTGCCCTTGCGGTCCTCGCTGAGATAGGTCAGGCCATTGCGCATGGCCTCGCGCGGATTGCGCAAGCGAACCGGGCGGCCACCGATCTCGACGGTTCCGGCGCTGCGCGGGCGCAAGCCCAGGATGCCCTCGAACAGTTCGGTGCGGCCGGCGCCGACCAGACCGGCGAAGCCCAGGATCTCGCCGGGGTGGAGATCGAAGCCGACATCCTCCGCCCAGCCGGGAACCGTCAGGCCGCGCACCGCCATCAGCGGCTTGCCGAGGGCCGGGATGTGCTTGTCCGGGAACATGTCGGTCAGCTCGCGGCCGACCATCAGCGTCGCCATGCGCTGACGCGGCGTTTCGGCCGTGGGGGCGCGGGCGACGAAGCGGCCGTCGCGCATCACGATCACCTCGTCGGTGATACGCTCCACCTCGTCCAGCTTGTGGGAGATGTAGACGATGGTGACGCCGTCCCGGCGCAGCCGCTCGATCAGCCCGAACAGCCGGTCGCATTCGGACGGGGTCAGACTGGCGGTCGGCTCGTCCATGATCAGCAGGCGGGCGTTGCGCAGCTGCGCCTTGGCGATCTCCACCAGTTGCTTTTCGGCGACGATCAGGTCGCGCACCTTGGTGTCGGGGTCGCCGTCGAAGCCGACCTGACGCAGGGCTTCGGCCGCCCGCGCGCGCATGGCGCGGTCGTCGAGCAGCCAGCCGCGCTTGATCTCGTGGCCGAGGAACATGTTCTGGGCGACGGTGAGATCGTCGGCGAGGCTGAGTTCCTGGTGGATCAGCACGATTCCGCGCTTTTCGGCGTCGCGGGAGTTTTTGAACGTTACCGGCTCGCCATCGATGCGAACTGTGCCGGAGGTCGGCGCATGATAGCCGGCGAGGATCTTCATCAGCGTGGATTTGCCGGCGCCATTTTCGCCCAGCAGCCCATGCACCCGGCCGGGATGCAGGTCGAAGCCGACGCCGTGCAGGACGCGCACGGAACCGAATTCCTTGGTGATGCCGTCGAAGGCGACATGCAGGCTCATGGCTCCGCACCTCCTGACGGCCTTTCCACCGGCCGCGTTGCGGCGGGGCGGATGCCGTCCATGACGTTTCTCCCACTGCGGAGCGTGTCGTCCCGCAAGACGCCGCTTCGTTCGTTGAGCGGATGGTAAGCCCGGTGCTTTGGACAGACAATGGACGACTTTGAACATAATTTGGCAAAAGTGGGGTGGGTGTGGTAGGGATGGGGTGGGGGAAAGTGCGGACTCTTGCCCCCACCCCAACCCTCCCCCGCTGGGCGGGGGAGGGGGCAGTGCTGATGCGGAAAGGCAGCGGCAGTCCCTCCTCCGCCCAGCGGGGGAGGTTAGGTGGGGGTCTAACCCCGCAAGAATCAGAAAGGCACCCTTCGATGGTTGACTGGCAACGTCTGTCGGACGGCGAGCGCGCCCTGCTGGAGCGGTTGTTCTGGGCCGGCGGGCTGTCGCGCGGCGAACTGGCGGCGTCGGTCGACTTTTCCAAGAGCAAGGCCAATCTCGCCATTTCCAGCCTGATCGGCCGCGAACTGATCGAGGAGGGCGGGGTGCAGCCGTCTTCGGGCGGGCGGCGGCCGGAGGTGCTGCGGCTGAGCCACCGGATAGGGGTGCTGGCGGGGATCGACATCGGCGCCACCAGCGTCGACGTGGCGCTGCTCGCCCCCGACATGACGGTGCTGGACCACCGGTCGGAACCGGCGGATGTGCGCGACGGGCCGGTGGCGGTGTTCGGGCGGGTGCGGACGCTGCTGCGCGAGGCGCGGGAGCGGCTGGGCATCGGGCCGGCGCGGGTGCTGGGCATCGGCGTCGGCGTGCCGGGGCCGGTCGCCTTCGGCAGCGGGACGCTGGTCAACCCGCCGCTGCTGCCGGGTTGGGAGAGCTTCTCGATCCGCGAATGCCTGGCGGAGGAGTATGCCGCGCCGGTCTTCGTCGACAACGATGTGAACATCATGGCGCTGGGCACCCATTGGCGCCTGCACGGCCAGCTTCAGAACTTCCTGGTCATCAAGATCGGCACCGGCATCGGCTGCGGCATCATCTGCCACGGCATGGTCTATCGCGGGCGGGACGGTTCGGCGGGGGATGTCGGGCATATCTGCGTCGATCCCCACGGGCCCGTCTGCCATTGCGGCAATGCCGGCTGCGTCGAGGCGATGGCGGCCGGCCCGGCCATCGCCCGCATGGCGGAGGACGCGGCGCGCGCCGGCGAGAGCCCGCGGCTGATGGAGGTGCTGGAGCGGAACGGGCATCTCACCACCGTCGATCTCGGCAATGCCAGCCGGGCGGGCGACGCGGCGGCCAACGCCATCGTACAACAGGCCGGCGGCCATATCGGGCGGATGCTGGCGGCGGTGGTCAATTTCTTCAACCCGTCGCACATCTTCATCGGCGGCGGTGTCGCGCGGATCGGGCCGCTGTTGCTGGCCTCGATCCGGCAGAGCGTCTATCAGCGCTCCCTCGCCCTCTCCACCCGGCATCTCGACATCCAGTATGTGCCGGAGGTCGAGAGCGCCGGGGTGATCGGTGCGGCGGTGATGGCGGTTCAGGAAACCATGCTGGCCGGTACCGGGCTGACTGGCACCGGCGTCACGCCGCGCGAACGGCGGTGATGAAGCTGGTGACCTCGCCGCGCAGGGTCTCGGCCTCGCGCGCGAGGCTGCTGGCGGCGTCCAGCACCTCGGTGGCGGCGGAGCCGGTTTCCAGCACCGCATGATTGACGCCGACGATGGTGGAGGAGACCTCGGTGGTGCCGCGCGCCGCCTCCGTCACATTGCCGGCGATGTCGCGGGTGGCCGCGCCCTGCTCCTCGATGGCGGCGGCGATGGTGGTGGTGATCTCGCTGATGCGGCCGATGGTCTGGCCGATGCCGGCGATGGCGTCCTGGGCGCCGCCGGTGGCCTGCTGGATCTCCTTCACCTTGGCCTGGATCTCGTCGGTGGCGCGGGCGGTCTGGCTGGCCAGCGCCTTGACCTCGCCCGCCACGACGGCGAAGCCCTTGCCCGCTTCACCCGCACGCGCGGCTTCGATGGTGGCGTTCAGCGCCAGCAGGTTGGTTTGCGCGGCGATGGTGTTGATCATCTCCACCACATGGCCGATCTGGTCCGCCGCCTCCACCAGCATCCGCATGGTGCTGTTGGTCCGTTCGGCCTGGGTCACCGCCTCGCCCGAGATGCGGGTGGAGGCGGCGATCTGACGGCCGATCTCAAGGATGGAGGCCGACAGCTCCTCCGTCGCCGAGGCCACGGTCTGCACGTTGGCCGACGCCTGTTCGGAAGCCGCGGCGACGGCGGTCGCCTGGGCGCTCGCCTGAGTCGCGGTGGTGGACATGGCGCCGGCGGTGCCCTGCATCTCGGTGGCGGCGGAGGCGACGGTCTCCACGATGTGCATCGCCTTGGCGTCGAAGTCGCGCATCAGCGCTTCCAGCCGGGCGGCCCGCGCCTCCTTGGAGGCCTGTTCGCGGGCCTGTTCCGCCGCCAGACGGTCGGCGATGATCATGCTGTCGCGGAAGACGGTGACGGTCGCCGCCATGCCGCCGATCTCGTCGGCACGGCCAAGGCCGGGGATCGCCACCGCCATGTCGCGGTCGGCCAGACGGCGCATCGCCTCGGTCATCGAACGGATCGGGTCGCTGACCCGGCGCTTGGCGACGATCAGGCCGGCGACGGTCAGCAGCACGGCGGCCAGCACCAGCAGGCCGGCGATGACGGCGTCGCGGGTGGCGCGCGCGGCCTGCGATTCGGAGCGGACGACCATCCGGTCCACCGCCGCCAGCGCGGCATCGACGATGTAGCCCTGGCTGGCGGTGTCCTGCCGGCGCAGCGTGCCGATCTCCACCGGCGAGGGACGGCCCTCGGCAAGGGCGGCGAGCACCGCCTTGCGCTGATCGACCAGCGGACCTTCGAAATTCACCTTGGCCTTCTCGACCGCCTCGCGGATGGAGTCCGGCGTGTCGGGGCGGGACGCCGATTCCTTGACCAGGGCCCAGGCCTGCACGGTACGGCCGATGGCCTCCGCCACCGCCTGCGCGTCGGCCGGCGTCCAGGCCTGGCCGGTGGCGACGGCGGTCTGGATGCGCAGCGCCATGCCGCCGGCGTTCAGGCGGGTGTTCCAGGCGGCGCGCTTGATGCCCAGCAGATGGTCGACCACCGGATCGGCCAGCTTCAGCGAGCCGTCGAGCAGGTCGGTGGCGGCGGTCAGCGCGTCGAGATAGGCGACCGGCGCCGTCGCCCAGGCGTCCGCCACCGCCGGATCGCGCGAGGCCTTGCGCTGGCGCACCGCGCCATCGGCCTGCTGGCGCAGGGCGGCAAGCGTGTCGTGGGTGGCGCGCAGTTTGTCGGCCGCTGACGGCAGGCCGGGCAGGTCGAGAGTGGCGAGCTTGGCGGCGATGGCGGCGTAACCAGCCTCCGCCACCGCGCGGTTGGCGGCGATGTCGCGCAGTTCGGCATCGCCGGCCGCCTCCTCCGCCCCCAGTGCCGGACCGACCAGACCGCGCTCCAGACGGATCGCCAGCAGCGTGCGCAGCAGGTCGCGGCTGGTCTCGCTGAGCGTGGCGACACGGTGGGCGTTGCGGGTGCGGTCCACGACGTCGACCAGCATGTGGCTGCTGGTGGCGATCAGCAGCAGGCCCAGCGCGGCGACGACAAGTCCAAGGGTGGCGCGGATCGACAGCCGCGAGAGGAGCGTGATCATGGTCGATTCCTGTTTGTGCGAAGAGTTCGAGCCGTCGCGGAACGGGCGCTGTCCGGAAAGAGGTCTGGATGTGAGCCAGAGACGTTGATGGAAACCGAATCGTCCTTTCGGCTCAGCCCCTATTGACAGCGGCCGGCATGGTCCGCGACGGCATCTCTCCGGCGTTGATATATTAATATGCTAAAACTGCGTGGATTGAGATAGCAGATAAATTCGAAGCATGGATCAAAATGCCGCATGAGGACTGCGGAAGTATTTGACCGTAATTTAAAATAAACGCTCTTAGAAACGCGCGCCCCTGCCGCCGGGGCCACCACCCGGTCCTCCATCAGGGCCGCCGCCAAATCCGCCGCGAGGGCCGCTGTGCGGAGAACCGCCGCCTGGAACACCGCCGCCCGGTCCCCGGCCGGGACCGCCGAATGCACCGCCCGGACCGGGGGAACCGCCAACGGGGCCGGGGGGCGGCGCCGCTCCGGGACGGGCGCGCATGCCGTCGACCGGACCATCCGGCCCCTCCATGCCGGGCGCGTCCGGTCCCGGCATTCCGTCGGAGCGCATGCCCTCTGGCCGCATGCCCGCGCCTGCCAACCCGGCGGCGCGGTCGGCGGGATCGGTGCCGGGCAGCGACCGGCCGCCCAGATGCGGCGCTCCGAAGGCCCGTCCGCCGCCGAACCCGCCGCCGGAGGTGACCACACTGTCGATCACCACCCGTGCCGGCGCGGCGATGCCGCTTGCCCGGTCGATGCGCGGTCCGCCCGGCGCGACGGTCTGGCCGGAGCCGTCCACATAGGTTTCGACCGACAGGGCATTGACCGTGGTGCCGAAGGGGTTGAAGGGATCGGGCTCCACCGTCAGCGCCGCACTGCCATCGGCTCCTCCAGCGGCAGCGCCGGTGACGCGCACCATGCCGCCCACCTCCGGCAGTCTGCCGTCGAGCCCCCGGCCGCGGGACAGCGTCAGGCCGGCGACGGTCAGCGTCTTCGGCGTGACGGCATCGAGCCGGCCGCGCAGAACCCAGCCGCGCGCCGGATCCCAGGGATCGACACGGCTGGCGTCGATCACGCCGTCGGGACGGCGCAGGCCGGAGACGGCAACCCAGCGTCCGGGCGTGAGCGCGGTGGTGCCCTCGGCCTCGGCGAGGTCGATGCGCTGGCCCAGCACCAGCGCGCCGCCGGCCGTCGTCCGGTCCACCGGGCCGGCGACGGCGAAGCGCACGTCCAGCGTTTGCGCGGTCAGGCCGGTCGGCCCGCCGGGCGCGGCGGTCATGGCGACGGTCTGGCCGATGCGGACATCGCCGGGCTGCGCCGGACGGCCTTCGATCCGCACGGTGGTGGTCGGCGGCAGATCGACCCGCAGGCCGTTGACCCAGACGCTGCCGAACGCGGTGACCGTGCCGACGATGCCGGTGCCGCCGATGCCGCGGTCGGTCACGGACACGCCGGTGCCGCCGATGCCGCGGTCCGCCAGCCCGGCAACCCCGCCAGGGGAGGGGGTGGGACCGCAGCCGGCGGCCAGCAGCAGCGTCAGCAGCAGGGTTCGGGCGAGGGGCTTGCGGGTCACGATGCGCCTGCTCCCCCGCCGGAGCCGGCATGTTGCTGCGCAGGAACGGGTGCCTCGTCCTCGTCATAGAGATAGAGGCCGGCGGTGAAGCGGTGGCTGGCGTCGTCGCGGCCGGCATCGCCGTCGGCGAGATCCGCCGCCATGCGGTTCAGCTCGACCAGCATCGCCATGCCCAGCCGGTCGGCTTCGTGGCGCAGGGCGGCGATGGAATCGGGGCTGAGCCGGTCATAGGCCAGCGCCCGCTCCAGGAAAGGCGGGGTGCCGCCGGCCAGATTATGCCCGGACGCCGCCAGATGGTCGGCGAGGTTGCGGCCGTAATAATAGGCGAGCTTGTCCAGGTCGCCACGCGGCACATGCGCCGCCTCGGCAAGGTCGAGCAGGCCGTCGGGCCGTTCCGTCACCAGCCCGGCATGCAGCAGTTCGTCCAGCAGGGCGCGCGGGCGGATGTCCTTGCTGATGCCGGTCACCAGCGTCTCGAAACCGGGCTCGCGGTCCGAAGCGGAACTGCGGGGGAGGGGGAGGGGGCGGCCGGCGGCATCGAGGAAGCCGGGATCGGTCAGCCAGCGGCTCAGCACCTGCGACCCCAGCGACGGCGCGGCGGCGGCGGCGGCTTCCGCAGCCGGCGGAGCGCCCCGGATCTGGCTGACGTCCTTGCGGTGGACGCCGGTCAGCAAGGTGATGCGGCTGTCGGTCATCGGCTTTCCGGGCAGCGCGAAGCCACGCTCCGCCACTTCGACATACACCGACTTCAGCAGGGTCGCCAGCATCGGCCAGGAAATCCCGAAGCCGATCAGCGTCCGCACCAGCGGGACCAGCACACGGCGCACCGC
Proteins encoded in this window:
- a CDS encoding ROK family protein; its protein translation is MVDWQRLSDGERALLERLFWAGGLSRGELAASVDFSKSKANLAISSLIGRELIEEGGVQPSSGGRRPEVLRLSHRIGVLAGIDIGATSVDVALLAPDMTVLDHRSEPADVRDGPVAVFGRVRTLLREARERLGIGPARVLGIGVGVPGPVAFGSGTLVNPPLLPGWESFSIRECLAEEYAAPVFVDNDVNIMALGTHWRLHGQLQNFLVIKIGTGIGCGIICHGMVYRGRDGSAGDVGHICVDPHGPVCHCGNAGCVEAMAAGPAIARMAEDAARAGESPRLMEVLERNGHLTTVDLGNASRAGDAAANAIVQQAGGHIGRMLAAVVNFFNPSHIFIGGGVARIGPLLLASIRQSVYQRSLALSTRHLDIQYVPEVESAGVIGAAVMAVQETMLAGTGLTGTGVTPRERR
- a CDS encoding methyl-accepting chemotaxis protein is translated as MITLLSRLSIRATLGLVVAALGLLLIATSSHMLVDVVDRTRNAHRVATLSETSRDLLRTLLAIRLERGLVGPALGAEEAAGDAELRDIAANRAVAEAGYAAIAAKLATLDLPGLPSAADKLRATHDTLAALRQQADGAVRQRKASRDPAVADAWATAPVAYLDALTAATDLLDGSLKLADPVVDHLLGIKRAAWNTRLNAGGMALRIQTAVATGQAWTPADAQAVAEAIGRTVQAWALVKESASRPDTPDSIREAVEKAKVNFEGPLVDQRKAVLAALAEGRPSPVEIGTLRRQDTASQGYIVDAALAAVDRMVVRSESQAARATRDAVIAGLLVLAAVLLTVAGLIVAKRRVSDPIRSMTEAMRRLADRDMAVAIPGLGRADEIGGMAATVTVFRDSMIIADRLAAEQAREQASKEARAARLEALMRDFDAKAMHIVETVASAATEMQGTAGAMSTTATQASAQATAVAAASEQASANVQTVASATEELSASILEIGRQIAASTRISGEAVTQAERTNSTMRMLVEAADQIGHVVEMINTIAAQTNLLALNATIEAARAGEAGKGFAVVAGEVKALASQTARATDEIQAKVKEIQQATGGAQDAIAGIGQTIGRISEITTTIAAAIEEQGAATRDIAGNVTEAARGTTEVSSTIVGVNHAVLETGSAATEVLDAASSLAREAETLRGEVTSFITAVRAA
- a CDS encoding DUF5666 domain-containing protein; this encodes MTRKPLARTLLLTLLLAAGCGPTPSPGGVAGLADRGIGGTGVSVTDRGIGGTGIVGTVTAFGSVWVNGLRVDLPPTTTVRIEGRPAQPGDVRIGQTVAMTAAPGGPTGLTAQTLDVRFAVAGPVDRTTAGGALVLGQRIDLAEAEGTTALTPGRWVAVSGLRRPDGVIDASRVDPWDPARGWVLRGRLDAVTPKTLTVAGLTLSRGRGLDGRLPEVGGMVRVTGAAAGGADGSAALTVEPDPFNPFGTTVNALSVETYVDGSGQTVAPGGPRIDRASGIAAPARVVIDSVVTSGGGFGGGRAFGAPHLGGRSLPGTDPADRAAGLAGAGMRPEGMRSDGMPGPDAPGMEGPDGPVDGMRARPGAAPPPGPVGGSPGPGGAFGGPGRGPGGGVPGGGSPHSGPRGGFGGGPDGGPGGGPGGRGARF
- a CDS encoding DUF6502 family protein; amino-acid sequence: MPTRSPQPDRPSEAGITGAAPPPALLSAVRRVLVPLVRTLIGFGISWPMLATLLKSVYVEVAERGFALPGKPMTDSRITLLTGVHRKDVSQIRGAPPAAEAAAAAAPSLGSQVLSRWLTDPGFLDAAGRPLPLPRSSASDREPGFETLVTGISKDIRPRALLDELLHAGLVTERPDGLLDLAEAAHVPRGDLDKLAYYYGRNLADHLAASGHNLAGGTPPFLERALAYDRLSPDSIAALRHEADRLGMAMLVELNRMAADLADGDAGRDDASHRFTAGLYLYDEDEAPVPAQQHAGSGGGAGAS